Sequence from the Eurosta solidaginis isolate ZX-2024a chromosome X, ASM4086904v1, whole genome shotgun sequence genome:
tttcacaaaattctattgtTGAAAAATACGACTAAGGTAATTTTGTGGGGAAAAAACATTTATTAGATGTTTATACGAAACACAACTTACTAAAATATACTTGGGTACCACCGAAGGACTATATCTTCCCTTTTTGAGTCATTGttaaaaaggaaaaatagaaaagcgatactttaaacatcattttttaactgaaTATGAGTGGCTTGTTTATTGTGAacaaaaaaaggatgtttttgtaaatattgtttgCAAGTGATACTGGTGACTCGAAATCGAATGTTCCTCTCAATACACTTGTCAAAGTTCCTGTGACATCGTTTGCAAAGTTGTCCGGTAAAGAAGGTGTACTAAATAACCACGCTATTAACAAATATCAATCTAATACAGACCCTTTTAGTCAAGATTTCATAAGTACTTACGAAAATCCAGGAAAGGAAATCACTAATTTGCTTTCTTCTCATCGCATGgaacaagttgagaaaaatagaagattgttggagattattataaaaactattattctttGCCGGCGACAGAATTTAGCATTAAGAGGCCATAGAGATGACggcaatataagagaagattttgtaaatttccttgatgcgtacgattcgatccgagaagaagatgttataaatggagaaaaaaaattcgCAGGTGTAACCTTGGCACACatagtgatcgatatttttaataatttaggactacccttcgaaattgcgttggaattggaacggatggatgttctgtaatgacatcagaagttaagggagctgtacaggaacttcttaaaatatgtaccaatgctaaCCATTGTCCATGtttcaaccattgtcttaataactcgcttgcgaaaacgtcgaaagttcttcaaacaaaggattgtattgGGTTGATGAAAAAAATGATtagttttccaaatcagtctccgaaacgtaccatagttttcaaaaaacatctgcaggaatcattaagtggactatgtgaaacgcgctggtctgaaaaacatgaAGGTACAATGCAGTTTGAAcaaaacatcacaaaaattgttgcttcgtttcaagaacTTTCTACTTGtcaagattcaacaacaagttctgaaacccgttctatgttgaaatctatttgcgagacagagttcgtgatctcaatgatttgtttgagcaatttactttctgttacacgaccactaagcttacttttgcaaacaccgtcaatagatttgaatcaagcttctgaagcattgagCGACACTTTGagaacattaaaaaaccatagacttgaagcaggaagtcgtttttcgggactttacaaaaaaataatcgctttagcagatgagttgaagtttgatattgtcctcccacgaattgTTAAAAGgcaaatacatcgagcgaattacacttcatcagacgctgaaagtattatcgaaaagctatttatatacctcttcttgatcatattattcttgatttacaaggtagatttcctgaagatacattgcaattttttaatcttaatttgctactcccatcgcgaaACATCAATGATAATACACTGCAAGAAAAGAATTTGTCTAAAAagcttgtccaagatcttggtaaacgatacgcatctcttattggaggaaataaaattaatatagatggagagtacgaagtgtggtcagaacgctggtctgataagTAACACAAAAAATCgattccactatcagctgaaaaagttttaaatgattgcaatgaatatgcgtttccatcaaaaaatgctcttatcaaaattttggccacgcttccagctagcaatgcttgtactgaaaggagtttttcgacaattcgccggttgaaaacgtggttacggaACACCATGTCCCAGAACAGACTCGCTGgccttgcacttttaaatacccatttcgataatgagattgatattgatcatataattgaaagatatgtgaaaaaagggaagcatagaattaaatttactgtgtgaatatgaactatgcagaagataaaaattatgtcaaaaattggatgtactattgttaatttgaataactaaatgaaaccaaatgcgtgtatgaaattattaaacaatgtaGAAAAATACGAATAAATTTTCCCTTAAAAACTAACGGCCTGCTATGCGTTTTccttgttgttttgtcttgcattttcacgtataaagtatcttgatgtgaactttgtttAAAACGCATCAGCTCttgggagaaacaattactgactgaaattgcccccctcaaaaagcagcctggatccgccactgtgaaaacctgacataagatctagacatgaaaaatattttgctcttccaagttggtctaaaatatcatcaattcttggaagtgggaatttacccgctgctaattttttgtttacttgtctgtagtcaactaccagtctccatctttttattggagtgattttttaggtaccagtaaaattggactgttgtactctgatattgagggttctataatgtcatcttcgatcaactTATTCACCTGTTTGCTTGTTTCCCCTTTTTGTATCTCGGGCAATCTACAGTTTTTTTGTAAACTGGTGTGTCGTttttcatgtgtagtttttgcttatatgtctatgaattctgtgcataatgaagttaattgtgaattgacaaattttgggaaatttttagttaatctttttaatttttctgtggcactactctgtttattgtgtgcgtttgttttaattaaagtgtagtcatctaaattttcagtatgtattttgtaattttgaatagttgtgtttttatgtgtggtgttaataattctgacgaaagtttgatctttatttgtgattgtgtttgctacaaaaatgccttcagataattgttgatggggtatgaagatgtttttgctatcagtgtttactgttacttgtctaatgacttcatatctggcagggatcgtaattgtgttagcagacaggtaatttgttagatacattgtgattgcttggggaaaatcatatggtcttaggataaATTTATCCTcggttttgccataatctagaatacaattatatttctttataaagtccaaacctattattccatcgcacggtattggaaagtcgtctcctacgacgtgaaatttatggtaaattagaaggtcatcacattttaaatcagttttgactgtgcctaatgtactagttataccctgaccaatgcccttcaagtctgttatttgttctgtatttatttttgcatgattAATTATTTggttctttttaattatggagatatctgctcctgtgtctactaggacttttgaaattgagttatttaatgatgtttttgtagatatataactatttaagtgtagatttagtacacatatttttctatctactgaatttgaagtggagtttcctggttttcctgctgattaCAACTACGTACATTACGTGTCTGGTTGCGTGTCTGATTGtagggtttattattattttggttttgcgaTCTTCCttgggaattattattattgttatttaatctaaagttgttgttgtatctTGGCTGGGGTCTAAATATCCTACCTCTGTAACCTCCATATTTTGCATTGATTTTGTTGACGAATGTTTAAAATGGTATTTGAGCTGCCTGTAATTTCCgtacagctatttgtaaattttgaaattgcatcgttcattgttgtgaacgttcctgcttgcattatcatttttactttatcattcgagcagtttttacacatagccttTACTGTTGCTTGTGTCTAATATCTCGTTGCTAAGTCTGGGATAAGtccgtccgagatataagctccttctaatgatgtattaattttctctatttctgcagtataatggtttgcagttttgctgcgctgttAGGTATTAAGTAGTTTTGATATCAAAGCCTCCTCTGAATCGCCTTTTATTGCTGttctcaattttaatttcatttgttcAATTGTAGTTTCGgtgctaataaaatttcttgcagTGCTTTTTAGCTTGGTCTTTATTATGGCTATCGCTaaggcttcatgattatccttgatttggtcgagaatatcaatggcatttaagaaactgtgcaaattttcaggcttgccatcaaactctggcagcattgatgaggcagttttgataagttctactactgtttgtgccattttgACGTTTATGAGTGGGATAtgtagtggtttatgttcttcctCTGATGAAGTTTGACTCAATGCTGGTGAAGTGGTGCGGTTTCGTGAAGGTTCGGTTAGAACTGAGCTAAAATCAACTTGGAGATTTTCCTCTATGTTAGTTGGTATGggtatttctatgttgtatctcGCTAATGAGGATACTAATTTGTCACGAATGTGGGAAAATAATTGGTAAGCTTAATTCTTTAgtaagtatattatttaccgtatTGATTTCCTGTTctatattatttagggcttctacgatTTTGTTTAAATGTTTAACTATTGTTTCTGGCTTTATCGTGGTGTTTTTATTTctacatttgtatgctttttccgctttaatttttttttttctgataatTTGTCGtaaatttcttgccatttattcaatttatttaaatattttccttaccaaattcatagccagctattgctatcattatgccttgagGTATTTTAGTCCACCAAGGCATTTTAGTGAATCTCCTAACCATTTTCtatcaaattgaataaattggaaattggatttttttcttttaatttaatcctATCTGCTGTATTTGTTATAACATTTAGAATTAtgtaagtttcagctatttcttttcttttcttaaattgtcTACCTACCCGCTTTCTTCTTTGGATTTTCGGGGCCGGTACTTTTGGTATTTCATCTGTTTTTTGCAAGTTGTTCCTTCGCCGATACTCTTCTATGGTGATCGGTTTCGGACCCTGCTTATcggctttatttttttaatatatataattttctcccgatctgtttgaataatatgtatgtgtatttaaaGCTACGCAGATCTATAGTGTTGGttgcaaataaaacaaagattattccacctttcagctcgacgatcgccaattttccttggcatcttcaggagcgtgaaactgtatttatttaataaaccaaaaaacaacaaagaacacaatcagatacatatagaattaaaatttaaaatattgcaattaaatATTGTTCGTAAAAGAAGTATTTTCTTACTTAAAAAAATGGAGTTAAACGAAAAAcataattttcactaaaacatttatacatttaaaaacattttaatattaaaaatattgtgGAAAGTTAATAGAGTgcaaaaatcgataccacctacatgcggtaaacttgtcatactaaaaactaaattacaaacataataggtacgcggcggcgatattgtgtgtatcttcttttttgtttattgtgtttcctcttttttgcaaaattcttaggctttctaaggtgtaTCGCGCTTTTTatctcctttcggtgtctattatttttatgttttcaaaataagctgtgtgtttattttctattgcatgctgtgccaaagctgtgctttgttttttgtttacgtatatcggattcgtgctcagctacccgcgtgccgCGCGCCCGCTTTGTGGTCTCAATGTAcaccttattgcagctatcttcttcattccctttacattgaatttcgtaaaatacattgctacgttgttggagatctattgctgtttttctttttgtaaagtacgttgccaaagtgcagtttgacctgtatgctagtgtagtgtttgtgtttgatgtttttgtcaagtcacgtctgatatattaaatttgatatgatatggtgcggataattattattttcaagcgtaatttaattttcctaatatttgcgtcatgaagactttgatggctgatagataataatttgtctataaagttcttcaccgtatttaatttgtatttgaaaggctgtgaagatataaagtttatgaggcgcccagaagaggtTGGTTTCTGTACACTCTGTGCTTTATTCGAGTTAATAGTCTCCAAAAAATTGAAAGATCTTTGTTGCCTAACATTAACTTAGGTCCACTTGCAGAACGAAGAGTTACGTTTATTTCTCtgttaattttgaaatttgtcgAAAATATATGAGCTTAACCCCTCATGATAATCTactaactctgagttaaaaatatAACATGTTCTTCAGGTGGACCTTACCAAGCTTTTACAATATTTGTGTATTTACAAAGTCTTTTGTGTAATAATAGTACAAAAATAGTAGTGCagtgtttttgatttatgatttaaGAAAGAACTCACATACACCGGATAATATTCTAGATTTGAATTCATTTTATATTCAGAGAAGTCTTCTTTCttaaatcataaatcaaaaacactGCACTACTATTTTTGTACTATTATTACACATGGCCACCAAGCCATAGGTCGCTGgttcatatccggctcgaaggaccaaatgttgcggggggaatgtggcacccgggtcgtggggcgcgatcgcacgcaaatagaagaaaataaaaaggaagaatTAGTACCGAGtcgttacaatttatttataaaagataaatattttacaataattgTTTATACAAGTGAAGCACTCACAAACTTCCTCTTCGTCAGGAaagttaattaattaattgcaaagagaaaattaaaattaaaaattacgtgACAATGGCAAGGAGttaaattatacaaaataaattcccTTGGAAGTTCACAATTTAGAACACAATTTAAAGTTTAAGATATACACTCGAAAAAATTAggaaactcacctggggctagctgctggctcttgaacgttccaaaatagaaaaaaagatttaaaacgaaaaaagttccgcaccacctgccgatagctaactttcgtcgagtttttctcctttgaagttagcgctcggcaggggtgggccgttaccggtaaataataatattgccaaaaaatgtgcattagggtggtagcgaatatttaggctggtggcctaaacatgccggccccttgcggcgagcaactcgaaagaGCAAAAAAAAACTGGTGAGAACGCCAGCAACCTTCCCGAGGcaggataaactaaataaattaaaactatgaTATGTAGGTATGGTTGCATAGTAAGTAAgatctccggcggacatccgtgctcgcagtaatgcagcctcgctgaactgtggatgaaagagAAAAACGTTAGTGGtcatgtacgtggggttgcttggtttttaATGCACCTGGTTAATTGGATGTAATTTTTTCTCTCTCTAGGTGTAATGGTTATGTATTAGATAAAGGCTGGATGTAGCTGTAGACGCGTAAGAATGCTGTCAGACCGTTATGGCTGGAACGCTCCTGAAACGACCAGTCCGAAGATCGGCGGCTGCGTGAGGAGCCCATTGACTGTTGCTGGGGCTGTGCCACTAACCATAATGGTGGCGTATACGTCGGCCCCGAGTGTTAAGAGAACCGGCGCAGATCGATATAACATCGGGTCAGCGAGTCTCATAAAGTGGAATGGTGCGGCGACCGAGGAGTCAATCGTCGCGGTTGGGTTGAGACGCGTATGCCGTGCTACCACCGTTGCCTGAGCCGTGATGCGATTCGTTACCCCATATTTCCCGCGCAACACTAGTGTGCACTTCGTAGTTCTGGCCGTATTAAGCCGTTCGAGTTGGAGGTCGTTGGCCAGATGCGCATCTATCACGGACGTCGGCGCGCAGGgatcaatgctcgagttatagtCGGTGCCGCTAAATTGTCCCGGAGTCGACCACTTCTGGAGCCAGTGGGGGTTTGTTGTTGCCTCACGAGAGCTCGATGGTTGTTGCGCATCTTTTTGGGGGCCGCCCTCCCAGTGAActgtcgtgacgagcgggacgggcgcggttccgcgtcgtcacgctgtttaccagtagggcggtgcgatgggcggaaaggacgtgtctccgcgccatcccctaTTTGTAAGCGCGCGAAAGCGCCGTGCATAGGCGAGGGGTTCTCGGGTCTCCCATGACGTAATGGTGGCCGGAATCGCGGCGTTTCTAAGCTGCCCGATTGGGCTACCTCTGCTGCATTGGCCAGCctctcttcttcctcttcttcctcgaCTTGCTGGGCCCATGATTTCGTTTGCTCCGTGACATGGATGGAGAGGACCCCATCCGAGCTCGCATTGTCGTCGTCGTGCTTGCTTTGAGGTGGCGACGACTGATCCTCGTCCATATGTAGCGTCGTGTGATGTGGTTCACTGCAACGTCGGCATCGGTCTTGGCTggggcatatttctaggcggtggAACAGGGATAGGCAGTTGGGACAATAGCGGTGAATGAGTATTGCACGTAGTCGCTCCTCAGTCGACATACCTCGGTAAATTGGGCACAATCGCATTCCATGCGGTTTGGTGCACAGACGGCAAGCGATGGTGAGCGCATTGGGGCGTGCCTCGGTTTTGGAGCGTTTGAATGCAAATCCAGGCATGTCTGGAAGTGGTAGCGTTTAGACATATCGCTGCATAGGTTGGTTGGGTGGCTAATGGCCGGAGACCAGGGATCGATTCTGGCTGACAtattggttggcgtactcgggataagggaTTCATGTGGAATGCATAATCTTATTAGGTTATTCTGCAGTGATTATGATATGCTTGTGGTGGTTGAAACCACTATTAGACTTCATAAAACTTTATTTGGATAGTACGCCTAAACGTATATTCTATTATGTTGAGTATTTTCAACAGagtgaaaattttaatattgaaaacaatcaaaaaaaaaaaacggtgaaaATAATAAAGGTAACAAATTATGGAATATAGACTAGAGACAAACTATATTCTTCGGTGTTTGCCTAATGCAGGCCATACGCGGTAATATACGCTATTTTTGTGTAAAATATGGTATCACGGGTTACCCCTTGTATTTTCGCGGCTTCATGTTATTTgtcctacaaaaatttggtcacaaaacttacccacgcccatgcacatgtgactatgaatataacctatgaccgtaaaatgactagtcaactgacgtggaatgacgagagcgtttttgcagggtgatGGCTGGTGAATGAGATTGtcccttaagcgccaaatacacgacacgaacatttccgcgaacattcccattatgtcatgtttctgcgatcttttctgtcgtgtatggtggtgtttgccagttcgcgcaaatgttcgccaaaaattaaaatattttgatttttggcggacatttgcgcgaactgttcgtgcgtgtatggcgaaatagctcataatcgtagtaatttctgaacggaacagacgtgcgcggaaaagtaaaatggacaataaaaaatttctgagtgaatttattgaaatgtataaatctttgccatcattgtggcaagtaaaaagcaaagattattgtaatagaattaaaaagaataatgattatgcgactttaatctgccacagcgagcaatattgctgcagcacaattgttgtccgtattcatcgctgtctgaaagagaactaatgttcggccaaaagttcgtatggtgtatggccaaagctgcgaacaataTTGCgtaatgttcgcggaaatgttcgtgtcgcgTATTTGGCGCTTTAAGCGACGTCGTGCAGCtaaaatgtgcgacagatgtctgggaacactctttgtgctTTTtcgggccatgttgtgtgagaatcacaaattgtggtgtgtttgttgatttcaacacaaccctggcggggatagcctacactatcgagtgtggcaGTTTGTAGAGCTGTAagctgataactcttccactcattggagtgagacagctgtgcggtgctgccaatttggcagcgtaatGAGACATAATGGTCATGTTATGCAATTATTTAGGGACAGTTCgcgtctgagtcctgacgcgacataaaattttctaaaaagtttaatttttcccttgtttgtagtatcgaaagcatatatgacactacttggATTTCAAGCTGAaaggactgacgaaactttatcggaacttcaatacGCAAagacaatttctatcatgaaggcgagaccactattgagtgtgacatgtttttgtttatgttttacattttaattttgcccTAACCTTTTTAACAGGGAAAACAAGGCAAataaaccgcgaaaattatttcggtctcgagtggttcaccTTTTACAAGAAGGTTGATTCTGATTGCGTTTTTgtacaccaaattttcaaactaaaaacatttgtcaaaaaaaaaaaatatatatatataataaataaaatggttttcgtaagttttttttttgttcgggtaCTCACTCGAGTTTGTGGGATCCCACGGATCCGAACTGTGATCCCATGGGATCGCGCGCAACgtgtttacggcgtaagaaaGAAAGGGAAATGTCATAGGGTGGCAACCGTGTGTTTTTCATTAGGAAAAATATCATTCATGGAAATGTTGATACACACATTTTCAGAATGAATTTTCATTAAGAAGAAAGCGTGGTGTAGGCAAGTATTCTTTGCATAACTTGTTAAGTTGATTGTAATTTtgttcttttatttcttttcgttTCAGCTCGGATGAGTATTCGCAGATTCCATATGCCTTGAATCTCTTTTTGTACGCAGATAAACAAGATCGGGCATCAAAGTTTGGCAAAAATGTCGTAAAAGCATATTACTCTAGCGGAGTACTACACCATGTACAGCAAACATTTGGTGAACTCTCTGAAGAATCTATAAACCATCAAAATTATGCTAAATGGACGGCTGCTTACATCAATAATTGCCTTAAAAATGGTGAAACACCAATGCCAGGTCCGTTACCAGAAGCCGAAGATGAGTTTGGTATGGACGGTGGTGGTAATGTG
This genomic interval carries:
- the LOC137235143 gene encoding vacuolar protein sorting-associated protein VTA1 homolog; translation: MFAEMFVSRIWRFKRRRAAKMCDRCLGTLFVLFRAMLCENHKLCSDEYSQIPYALNLFLYADKQDRASKFGKNVVKAYYSSGVLHHVQQTFGELSEESINHQNYAKWTAAYINNCLKNGETPMPGPLPEAEDEFGMDGGGNVAGALGGTEMNARLQDSGAADDEESGPTPIPDPSPSHIPPPTADEVLHNPRKLPGPPVDEEKPGGFEPYVPQAQPSHIYVPPTTVADLQLTPEQIMKEPKYTKGAIKNSSKNCKLYLSFFLIFSQ